A single region of the Salvelinus sp. IW2-2015 linkage group LG20, ASM291031v2, whole genome shotgun sequence genome encodes:
- the LOC111980562 gene encoding proteasome activator complex subunit 3, translated as MSSKGIKVDNDLKTKVDAFRERITGEAENLVADFFPKKLLELDSFLKEPILNVADLKEIHSEINVKVPDPIILNNSHDGVDVQNSRKRKIEDGLDDDNCQDGPKVFAMPGGMIKSNGQLVDLIERVKPEIRTLIEKCNTVKMWVQLLIPRIEDGNNFGVSIQEETVAELRTVEGEAASYLDQISRYYITRAKLVSKITKYPHVEDYQRTVTEIDEKEYISLKIIVSELRNQYVTLHDMILKKIEKIKRPRSSNNEALY; from the exons atgTCTTCAAAAGGCATTAAGGTAGACAATGAcctcaaaacaaag GTTGACGCCTTCAGAGAGCGGATCACGGGTGAG GCTGAAAACCTGGTCGCAGACTTTTTCCCCAAAAAGTTGCTGGAACTTGACAGCTTTCTGAAG GAGCCCATTTTGAATGTCGCAGACCTGAAAGAGATCCACTCAGAGATAAACGTCAAAGTACCCGACCCAATCATTCTAAACAATAGCCATGATGGAGTAGATGTG caaaattccagaaaacggaAAATTGAAGATGGACTAGATGATGATAACTGTCAAG ATGGCCCCAAGGTGTTTGCCATGCCAGGGGGGATGATAAAAAGCAACGGCCAGCTGGTGGACCTGATCGAAAGAGTCAAGCCAGAAATAAGAACCCTCATAGAGAAATGCAACACA GTCAAAATGTGGGTCCAGCTCTTAATCCCCAGAATAGAGGATGGTAACAACTTTGGTGTATCCATCCAG GAGGAAACTGTTGCTGAGCTCAGGACtgtggaaggagaggcagcctcTTACCTGGACCAAATTTCCAG gtaTTACATCACCAGAGCGAAGCTAGTCTCAAAAATTACAAAGTACCCTCATGTG gaggACTACCAGCGCACGGTGACTGAAATAGACGAGAAGGAATACATCAGCCTCAAGATCATTGTGTCAGAGCTGAGGAATCAATAT GTGACATTACATGACATGATCCTGAAAAARATAGAGAAGATCAAGAGGCCACGAAGCAGCAACAATGAAGCCCTCTACTGA
- the LOC111980564 gene encoding transmembrane protein 106B, with translation MGAGSSQPSENDEQAIVPQQDRRKTSNRRHSEETLXCPTCQGTGRIPRGQESKLVAVIPCSDQRLKPRHTKLYVTVSVTLCLLVSSLVLFFLFPRSVILSPVAVKSVYVYFTPTTVQMNITNILNITNDNFFTVQAYNLTVQALFDKTVVGKADMKNVTTVKPLTDKTFAFEIPVTLVEEGLNNYCKKSTIKIHTLFVNLQMSMTVYYLAHFEQLSLDTFEYIDCGSNTTTPHLINPTP, from the exons ATGGGAGCTGGTTCCAGTCAACCCAGTGAGAATGATGAGCAGGCCATCGTACCCCAGCAGGACAGGAGGAAGACCTCTAACAGGAGACACTCTGAGGAAACACTGGKCTGCCCAACCTGCCAGGGCACGGGCCGCATCCCACGAGGTCAGGAGAGCAAATTGGTGGCAGTGATCCCCTGCTCCGATCAGAGGCTGAAACCACGACACAC GAAGTTGTATGTCACTGTGTCAGTGACGCTGTGCCTGCTGGTCAGCTCGCtggtcctcttcttcttgttTCCTCGCAGTGTCATCCTCTCACCTGTGGCTGTCAAGTCTGTCTATGTTTACTTCACCCCGACCACTGTCCAAATGAACATCACG AACATCCTGAATATTACCAATGACAACTTTTTTACAGTTCAGGCCTATAACTTGACAGTGCAGGCTCTTTTTGATAAAACGGTTGTGGGCAAGGCTGATATGAAAAATGTCACCACTGTCAAACCACTCACGGACAAAACG TTTGCCTTTGAGATTCCTGTCACGCTAGTGGAGGAGGGTCTGAA CAATTACTGCAAGAAATCTACGATCAAGATCCACACGTTATTTGTCAATCTTCA GATGTCAATGACTGTTTACTACCTGGCCCACTTTGAGCAGCTTTCCCTGGACACGTTTGAATACATCGACTGTGGGTCTAACACCACAACACCCCACCTCATCAACCCTACACCCTGA
- the LOC111980556 gene encoding next to BRCA1 gene 1 protein isoform X2 has translation MVDASCCFSYKVKRSFGLCNLQVTYFDEENEEVSINSQMEYEEALKSASRQGNRXHMNVYETRGQPXRVPAKASGGEPKXGFRPPQHXPTLAQVVSRKVQAAVPEQGMVIMKELKGTKEEDKTPPAWFTSYMEKFKDQVVREAVEKICREFSGQCCIHKPIGAEAQIPEVTSSTLPGGPSSTPACSSCRGQTAGGGYQCSVCTSCTLCEPCSFSHDPSHNLVRARTPLSIPEHGSPAPDQSRFYRRGDRSFRKAEKQRLKAEKRQLKAEVKEIRKQLKMERRGLQWSAAGDGSSSPVLLQPRATQANSPERPKRPCPLVVPAMTALFLDENLPDGTRLRPGTKFIKYWKMRNTGSVSWSTETKLKFMWGNLAVASGDRWREVAVPFLQPGQVGVVSVALCAPALDGSYTSHWRLAHGGEQFGPRVWCSIVVDPLAPAAVMADGVLVSPCVTPQGKNPLSTDKGGKSCAVASRDQALMSVDQDEREYYIPSVDLLTAQDLLSFELLDINIVQELESVPNNTPADMTPCISPLQHDGPLQEKPTLRLIQEEAEAHQAQGVTSIQPSQGLGPGAEGGRVPAQEEGEEDMSGTQFVCETVMRSLTLEEAPDHTPLHGNCPVKVVRPAAQGGSASSSLKGKGVEKRLEVRSEKTRDISPVAPALAPPQLAIPELMMPDEGLESDIESICMDARGDKDKGEDKGELTEGNRGARSRSSSASSEDYIIILPDCFDTSRPLGESMYSSALSQPGDAPDTPTDPDRQGRTTPEGEQDEAEETVSGSSSANDMLCTSQTLDAVPLTPVVVAPPRLNSALTLSLDSNDQTEAAAESLDRTEVYQQGESEDGSKQPDSQPDSPSASGDSEDNSEDPRHPGITGGLVKGALSVAASAYKALFTGQPGPVQPPVDGATQDTMMGVLVEMGFGDRPLNQRLLKKHNYNLLDVVNELVQMTDNDWYSTRY, from the exons ATGGTGGATGCCAGTTGTTGTTTTTCCTATAAG GTGAAAAGGTCCTTTGGCCTGTGTAATCTACAAGTTACTTATTTTGATGAGGAGAATGAGGAG GTATCCATAAACAGCCAAA TGGAGTATGAGGAGGCATTAAAG AGTGCATCCAGGCAAGGGAACCGGRTGCACATGAATGTGTATGAGACKAGGGGTCAGCCCARGCGRGTGCCGGCCAAGGCCAGTGGAGGGGAGCCCAAGAYAGGGTTCCGTCCCCCACAGCACTGRCCAACCCTGGCTCAAGTGGTGAGCCGGAAGGTCCAGGCTGCTGTCCCCGAACAGGGCATG GTGATCATGAAAGAACTAAAGGGGACCAAAGAGGAAGATAAGACACCTCCAGCATGGTTTACATCTTACATGGAGAAG TTCAAAGACCAAGTAGTGAGGGAGGCagtggagaagatctgtagggagttCTCGGGCCAGTGCTGCATCCACAAGCCCATTGGYGCTGAGGCCCAGATCCCTGAGGTGACCTCCTCCACCCTGCCTGGGGGTCCTAGTTCCACCCCTGCCTGCAGCAGCTGCCGGGGCCAGACCGCTGGGGGAGGATACCAGTGCAg TGTGTGTACGTCCTGCACACTGTGTGAGCCCTGCAGCTTCTCCCATGACCCCAGCCACAACCTGGTGAGAGCCAGAACACCCCTCTCCATCCCTGAGCACGGCTCACCAGCCCCAGACCARAGCAG GTTCTACCGGCGAGGGGACCGGAGCTTCCGTAAGGCGGAGAAGCAGCGTCTGAAGGCTGAGAAGCGTCAGCTGAAGGCGGAGGTAAAGGAGATCAGGAAGCAGCTGAAGATGGAAAGGAGGGGCCTGCAGTGGAGTGCCGCCGGAGACGGGAGCTCCTCCCCCGTCCTGCTCCAACCCAGGGCCACCCAGGCCAACAGCCCGGA GCGTCCCAAGCGgccctgccctctggtggtgccAGCCATGACGGCCCTGTTCCTGGACGAGAACCTGCCTGATGGGACTCGTCTTCGCCCGGGCACCAAGTTCATCAAGTACTGGAAGATGAGAAACACTGGCAGCGTGAGCTGGAGCACTGAAACCAAG CTGAAGTTCATGTGGGGGAATCTGGCGGTGGCGTCGGGCGACCGCTGGCGTGAGGTGGCTGTGCCTTTCCTGCAGCCAGGTCAGGTGGGCGTGGTAAGTGTGGCACTATGCGCCCCGGCCCTGGACGGCTCATACACCTCCCATTGGCGTCTGGCACACGGTGGGGAGCAGTTTGGCCCTCGCGTCTGGTGCAGCATTGTGGTGGACCCCCTGGCGCCTGCAGCCGTGATGGCAGATGGCGTGCTGGTGTCGCCCTGCGTCACCCCACAG GGGAAGAACCCCCTCTCCACAGATAAGGGTGGGAAGTCTTGTGCTGTAGCCTCTAGGGATCAAGCACTCATGTCAGTGGACCAAGACGAACGAGAATACTACATTCCCTCTGTGGACTTGCTCACAGCCCAGGACTTACTCTCCTTTGAGCTGCTGGACATCAACATTGTTCAGGAACTAGAGAGCGTGCCCAACAACACCCCAGCAG ATATGACCCCGTGCATATCCCCATTGCAACATGACGGTCCCCTGCAGGAGAAGCCCACCCTGCGGTTGATCCAGGAGGAAGCAGAGGCCCATCAGGCCCAGGGAGTCACAAGCATCCAGCCGTCTCAGGGCCTGGGGCCAGGGGCGGAGGGGGGCCGGGTTCCAgcccaggaggagggagaggaggatatgaGCGGGACTCAGTTTGTGTGTGAGACGGTGATGCGCTCGCTCACACTGGAGGAGGCCCCAGACCATACACCCCTGCATGGGAACTGCCCCGTCAAAG TGGTCCGCCCAGCAGCCCAAGGTGGCTCCGCCTCCTCTTCTCTTAAAGGGAAAGGTGTTGAGAAGCGTTTGGAGGTGAGGTCCGAGAAAACCCGGGACATATCCCCCGTGGCCCCAGCCCTAGCACCACCCCAGCTGGCTATACCAGAGCTGATGATGCCAG ATGAGGGACTGGAGTCAGACATCGAGAGCATCTGCATGGACGCCAGAGGGGACAAAGACAAGGGCGAAGATAAAGGAGAGTTGACAGAGGGGAACAGGGGCGCCCGCAGCCGTTCCTCCTCGGCCTCATCCGAGGATTACATCATCATCCTCCCTGACTGCTTCGACACCAGCCGCCCCCTGGGAGAGTCCATGTACAGCTCCGCCCTCTCCCAGCCTGGCGACGCCCCCGACACACCCACAGACCCCGACCGCCAGGGCCGTACCACTCCCGAGGGGGAGCAAGATGAAGCAGAAGAGACAGTTTCAGGCTCCAGCAGCGCCAACGATATGCTGTGCACCTCCCAGACGTTGGACGCCGTGCCCCTAACCCCTGTGGTGGTGGCACCCCCTCGGCTCAACTCAGCTCTTACACTCAG CCTAGACAGCAATGATCAGACCGAGGCAGCAGCAGAGTCCCTGGACAGGACTGAGGTCTACCAGCAGGGAGAGTCAGAGGATG GTTCCAAGCAGCCAGACAGCCAACCAGACAGCCCATCTGCTTCTGGTGACTCAGAAGACAACTCCGAAGACCCTAG GCACCCAGGcatcactggaggcctggtaaAGGGAGCCCTGTCTGTCGCAGCATCCGCCTACAAGGCTCTGTTCACTGGGCAGCCTGGCCCAGTGCAG CCCCCAGTGGATGGAGCCACCCAGGACACCATGATGGGGGTGCTGGTGGAGATGGGCTTTGGTGACCGGCCTCTCAACCAGCGGCTGCTGAAGAAACACAACTACAACCTGCTGGACGTGGTCAATGAACTGGTCCAGATGACCGACAATGACTGGTACTCCACCCGCTactga
- the LOC111980566 gene encoding ADP-ribosylation factor-like protein 4D — MGNQLTEIAPNTPFLPNFQSLHVVVIGLDSAGKTSLLYRLKLRDFVETIPTKGFNTERIKVAVGSSRATTTFQVWEVGGQEKLRPLWKSYTRRTDGLVFVVDAADTERMEEAKVEXHRISRSAENQGVPILVLANKQDLDSAVSAVEVEKAXALQELSNSTLHHTQGCSALNGQGLQPGLEKLYEMILKRKKLLRHSKKKR; from the coding sequence ATGGGCAACCAGCTAACAGAGATAGCCCCCAACACTCCTTTCCTCCCCAACTTCCAGTCTCTGCATGTGGTCGTCATCGGCCTGGACTCTGCAGGAAAGACCTCCCTGCTGTACAGACTAAAGCTCCGGGAYTTTGTGGAGACRATCCCRACAAAGGGCTTCAACACTGAACGGATTAAAGTAGCAGTTGGAAGCTCGCGGGCCACCACCACCTTCCAGGTGTGGGARGTGGGCGGTCAGGAGAAGCTGCGGCCCCTGTGGAAGTCATACACGCGTCGCACCGATGGCCTGGTGTTTGTTGTGGATGCTGCAGAYACTGAGCGCATGGAGGAGGCCAAGGTGGAGKTCCACCGCATCAGTCGCTCGGCAGAGAACCAGGGAGTACCAATTCTGGTGCTTGCCAACAAGCAGGACTTGGACTCTGCAGTCTCTGCTGTGGAGGTGGAGAAGGCCRTGGCCCTCCARGAGCTTAGCAACTCCACACTGCACCACACCCAGGGKTGCAGCGCGCTGAACGGCCAGGGGCTCCAACCCGGCCTGGAGAAACTATATGAAATGATCCTAAAGAGGAAGAAGCTGCTCAGACACAGTAAGAAGAAGAGATGA
- the LOC111980556 gene encoding next to BRCA1 gene 1 protein isoform X1 — translation MDFYINLKVNFRGNAKNFLLSGSETKSWESMEAMVKRSFGLCNLQVTYFDEENEEVSINSQMEYEEALKSASRQGNRXHMNVYETRGQPXRVPAKASGGEPKXGFRPPQHXPTLAQVVSRKVQAAVPEQGMVIMKELKGTKEEDKTPPAWFTSYMEKFKDQVVREAVEKICREFSGQCCIHKPIGAEAQIPEVTSSTLPGGPSSTPACSSCRGQTAGGGYQCSVCTSCTLCEPCSFSHDPSHNLVRARTPLSIPEHGSPAPDQSRFYRRGDRSFRKAEKQRLKAEKRQLKAEVKEIRKQLKMERRGLQWSAAGDGSSSPVLLQPRATQANSPERPKRPCPLVVPAMTALFLDENLPDGTRLRPGTKFIKYWKMRNTGSVSWSTETKLKFMWGNLAVASGDRWREVAVPFLQPGQVGVVSVALCAPALDGSYTSHWRLAHGGEQFGPRVWCSIVVDPLAPAAVMADGVLVSPCVTPQGKNPLSTDKGGKSCAVASRDQALMSVDQDEREYYIPSVDLLTAQDLLSFELLDINIVQELESVPNNTPADMTPCISPLQHDGPLQEKPTLRLIQEEAEAHQAQGVTSIQPSQGLGPGAEGGRVPAQEEGEEDMSGTQFVCETVMRSLTLEEAPDHTPLHGNCPVKVVRPAAQGGSASSSLKGKGVEKRLEVRSEKTRDISPVAPALAPPQLAIPELMMPDEGLESDIESICMDARGDKDKGEDKGELTEGNRGARSRSSSASSEDYIIILPDCFDTSRPLGESMYSSALSQPGDAPDTPTDPDRQGRTTPEGEQDEAEETVSGSSSANDMLCTSQTLDAVPLTPVVVAPPRLNSALTLSLDSNDQTEAAAESLDRTEVYQQGESEDGSKQPDSQPDSPSASGDSEDNSEDPRHPGITGGLVKGALSVAASAYKALFTGQPGPVQPPVDGATQDTMMGVLVEMGFGDRPLNQRLLKKHNYNLLDVVNELVQMTDNDWYSTRY, via the exons ATGGACTTCTACATCAATTTGAAGGTGAATTTCAGGGGGAATGCGAAGAATTTTCTCCTGTCAGGTTCGGAGACGAAGAGTTGGGAGTCAATGGAGGCCATG GTGAAAAGGTCCTTTGGCCTGTGTAATCTACAAGTTACTTATTTTGATGAGGAGAATGAGGAG GTATCCATAAACAGCCAAA TGGAGTATGAGGAGGCATTAAAG AGTGCATCCAGGCAAGGGAACCGGRTGCACATGAATGTGTATGAGACKAGGGGTCAGCCCARGCGRGTGCCGGCCAAGGCCAGTGGAGGGGAGCCCAAGAYAGGGTTCCGTCCCCCACAGCACTGRCCAACCCTGGCTCAAGTGGTGAGCCGGAAGGTCCAGGCTGCTGTCCCCGAACAGGGCATG GTGATCATGAAAGAACTAAAGGGGACCAAAGAGGAAGATAAGACACCTCCAGCATGGTTTACATCTTACATGGAGAAG TTCAAAGACCAAGTAGTGAGGGAGGCagtggagaagatctgtagggagttCTCGGGCCAGTGCTGCATCCACAAGCCCATTGGYGCTGAGGCCCAGATCCCTGAGGTGACCTCCTCCACCCTGCCTGGGGGTCCTAGTTCCACCCCTGCCTGCAGCAGCTGCCGGGGCCAGACCGCTGGGGGAGGATACCAGTGCAg TGTGTGTACGTCCTGCACACTGTGTGAGCCCTGCAGCTTCTCCCATGACCCCAGCCACAACCTGGTGAGAGCCAGAACACCCCTCTCCATCCCTGAGCACGGCTCACCAGCCCCAGACCARAGCAG GTTCTACCGGCGAGGGGACCGGAGCTTCCGTAAGGCGGAGAAGCAGCGTCTGAAGGCTGAGAAGCGTCAGCTGAAGGCGGAGGTAAAGGAGATCAGGAAGCAGCTGAAGATGGAAAGGAGGGGCCTGCAGTGGAGTGCCGCCGGAGACGGGAGCTCCTCCCCCGTCCTGCTCCAACCCAGGGCCACCCAGGCCAACAGCCCGGA GCGTCCCAAGCGgccctgccctctggtggtgccAGCCATGACGGCCCTGTTCCTGGACGAGAACCTGCCTGATGGGACTCGTCTTCGCCCGGGCACCAAGTTCATCAAGTACTGGAAGATGAGAAACACTGGCAGCGTGAGCTGGAGCACTGAAACCAAG CTGAAGTTCATGTGGGGGAATCTGGCGGTGGCGTCGGGCGACCGCTGGCGTGAGGTGGCTGTGCCTTTCCTGCAGCCAGGTCAGGTGGGCGTGGTAAGTGTGGCACTATGCGCCCCGGCCCTGGACGGCTCATACACCTCCCATTGGCGTCTGGCACACGGTGGGGAGCAGTTTGGCCCTCGCGTCTGGTGCAGCATTGTGGTGGACCCCCTGGCGCCTGCAGCCGTGATGGCAGATGGCGTGCTGGTGTCGCCCTGCGTCACCCCACAG GGGAAGAACCCCCTCTCCACAGATAAGGGTGGGAAGTCTTGTGCTGTAGCCTCTAGGGATCAAGCACTCATGTCAGTGGACCAAGACGAACGAGAATACTACATTCCCTCTGTGGACTTGCTCACAGCCCAGGACTTACTCTCCTTTGAGCTGCTGGACATCAACATTGTTCAGGAACTAGAGAGCGTGCCCAACAACACCCCAGCAG ATATGACCCCGTGCATATCCCCATTGCAACATGACGGTCCCCTGCAGGAGAAGCCCACCCTGCGGTTGATCCAGGAGGAAGCAGAGGCCCATCAGGCCCAGGGAGTCACAAGCATCCAGCCGTCTCAGGGCCTGGGGCCAGGGGCGGAGGGGGGCCGGGTTCCAgcccaggaggagggagaggaggatatgaGCGGGACTCAGTTTGTGTGTGAGACGGTGATGCGCTCGCTCACACTGGAGGAGGCCCCAGACCATACACCCCTGCATGGGAACTGCCCCGTCAAAG TGGTCCGCCCAGCAGCCCAAGGTGGCTCCGCCTCCTCTTCTCTTAAAGGGAAAGGTGTTGAGAAGCGTTTGGAGGTGAGGTCCGAGAAAACCCGGGACATATCCCCCGTGGCCCCAGCCCTAGCACCACCCCAGCTGGCTATACCAGAGCTGATGATGCCAG ATGAGGGACTGGAGTCAGACATCGAGAGCATCTGCATGGACGCCAGAGGGGACAAAGACAAGGGCGAAGATAAAGGAGAGTTGACAGAGGGGAACAGGGGCGCCCGCAGCCGTTCCTCCTCGGCCTCATCCGAGGATTACATCATCATCCTCCCTGACTGCTTCGACACCAGCCGCCCCCTGGGAGAGTCCATGTACAGCTCCGCCCTCTCCCAGCCTGGCGACGCCCCCGACACACCCACAGACCCCGACCGCCAGGGCCGTACCACTCCCGAGGGGGAGCAAGATGAAGCAGAAGAGACAGTTTCAGGCTCCAGCAGCGCCAACGATATGCTGTGCACCTCCCAGACGTTGGACGCCGTGCCCCTAACCCCTGTGGTGGTGGCACCCCCTCGGCTCAACTCAGCTCTTACACTCAG CCTAGACAGCAATGATCAGACCGAGGCAGCAGCAGAGTCCCTGGACAGGACTGAGGTCTACCAGCAGGGAGAGTCAGAGGATG GTTCCAAGCAGCCAGACAGCCAACCAGACAGCCCATCTGCTTCTGGTGACTCAGAAGACAACTCCGAAGACCCTAG GCACCCAGGcatcactggaggcctggtaaAGGGAGCCCTGTCTGTCGCAGCATCCGCCTACAAGGCTCTGTTCACTGGGCAGCCTGGCCCAGTGCAG CCCCCAGTGGATGGAGCCACCCAGGACACCATGATGGGGGTGCTGGTGGAGATGGGCTTTGGTGACCGGCCTCTCAACCAGCGGCTGCTGAAGAAACACAACTACAACCTGCTGGACGTGGTCAATGAACTGGTCCAGATGACCGACAATGACTGGTACTCCACCCGCTactga